The Anabas testudineus chromosome 1, fAnaTes1.2, whole genome shotgun sequence genomic sequence TATCGAGCCACTTGGGGATTTGCATCTTCATGAGAGAGGAAGTGATGATGTGGTGCATATTTTGAGTTTCTCTCtgatgctgtgtgtgctgctctcACCTAAAATAGGCTAAAACTACAGTAGTTTGTTCTGAGTGCAGCATCACACATCACCCACCCATCATACAGTGAACTGCACTGTATGAGCTATTTATTCTGTAGCTCACTTCATATAAAAGaaactctgtctctttcatctgtgtttttcactggaCAAAGCTCATTCAgtatttttcactttcttttattaTGCAGTATTCACACATTTCAAAACTTTATGTAACAGtaagatttttttcccccaaatcCCGTGGACAAAATGCAATTTGTCTTGGGTTTGACCCACAATCTTATTACCACTTATATTAGCACCTGTATTGTTGCAGAGGCCCTGTTAGACTTTCGTGCCCGTTTGGGAATCAGCTGTTCTTCAGGGTGCCTCACCTCAGTCCAAGAacagcttttctctttctgctgtcCGACTCTTGATGTCCAACTGCCTCACCCTCATGCTTAATAATCCTACAGGTTAATACTCTCTAATCCCATTAGAGCCACTAATAATAGTCAGGTGCTCGCTGGGGGAGCAGGAATCAGCAGATCACGGAGAGAAAAGGCTGAATGCTGCTTCCTCAGCCTCCAGCCATGTTCACGTCGTGGtgggatttttattttgtgcatagTTTAGGATAATTCAAGTGAGTTTGTGCAGAGCACATATGGTCTATAGTGTTTAGTAGCAGGGGGGGACAAGATGTGCTGGTTTGCCTGTCGATGGCACTAAAGATGTCAATCCTCTTTGATCCCCTTATCCACTCCTTACCAGCAGTGACGACAGCAAATGTACAGCCCAGCACACTGGGACTCTGCTCATCTTCAGAGAGCCAAGAAAATGATTGATTTCTTCTTCAAATCATATTTTACTGCATAAATCACAATTCAGCAGTTTTCTGATTAAACACGAAAAGTCACAGGATGAAGGCCCTAATGTTGgtacagaaaagagaagatttATTTGGATCATTTGATTACAAATTGTGATTCTGTTGGAGTTGTTTGCATCAGTTTCACCACAGGTTGGGCTTTTTCATTGCTGCGGTTTGTATCTAAACATGCATCAGTGGTTTAGTAAAACTAATATGCATAACTGCAGACAGAGTTATGTAGTCACAATGAATAGCTGCATagatgaaaacaataataatagaaagGTGGTGGTTTTTCTGACATTAGAGAAACGTTTGGCTGCATGGTGACCTATGAAGGTTGCTGCAGGACTTAACATGCTGGCTTGAAAATTACCATTCTAAAAGTGGTGATCTCTGCCAATTAATCCTGGCTAAGTCCTGCAGCTCGGCCAGTCAGGTGGACacaggagagcagagggagcaagagaaaaagaacaggggagagagaaaggaaacgTGGATGTGTTCGAAAGTTGAGAACAGTAATGTATTGGtaagaataataatgataattgaGATGACAGGCTAAATCTGCTACCTCCCTTGGTATTTGTCCGGTGTAGGTCACATCTTGTCTTAGACCACTgaccacagcagctctgtccaaagagaagtttttttttatatccttgtttattattttttgcattaaagTTAAGTCTACTTCAAACACAAGACTTTTGACATACGAGGTAATgcaattatataattatactgtCACTGTCATTTAAAGCTGTTAAACATGATACTGTCTGTGCAGAGTTTGACcctaaaagaaaaagaaaattcccCTGTGCTCACATTAAAACTCAAAGACGtgcattatatattatatgacGTTCATATATGTAACCAAACATTTATCtatgtatctatatataaaatataacattttaatatgtagTTCTCTTTACATTTGTCTAATTTAACAGTTACAGCTTAGTTATATGTATATTTGAACAGGCTTTTGTTGAACTTGCAAATTAAAAAGTTTAGGGTTTAGATGACGTGCTAGTTTTTCCTCAGGACAGGCTGCAGCTCcacaagaaaaacagaacaacctCACACACGCATCGGTGTGGAAGTGAGAGCTGCATGAAATAATAAGAGAAAAATAccatttggaaaacaaaatacagtttgcAGAAAGTACAATTCATTATGAAAAAAGCCATTTGCTGTAGTGAAACTGAATGCTCAAACAACCAGTGTCTGTTTCAGCTATAGCTTTGTTCAACATAGAAGGGTAGAAGATTTCATATTATAAGACCAGGTGGTCCCAAAATGCGCCTGAAGTGAAAAGTTAAAATCAGCTCACTAAAAGCAGGTTACAAGTGTCTTTTGTTGTCAAGCAGCTCTCAGGAGCCATGTGAGCGTTAGCCAGCATGAACCAATGCCAAGCAGAGGCCAGGCTGCTCAGTTGTCACATGGACAATACAGACAGGTGTCCACTGCTTATTTCTTTACATAGCATTTGGAGTAAATGCAAATTCAACATGTTGtatcttttgttttgaaaaggttgacataaaaatgaaagatgaaatacagtacatccacCTGCAGAGACAATCACTGGTCACATATTTCTGAAATGGTGTTTTAGATGAGTTTAATGAGTTTCAAATGGGGAAATCTTACAGCATGTAAGTAACTTAACAGCTGAGTGAAAACCACAAACgttaaaaaaaagctaaaacaagGCCACAGCTTCAGCATTGCAGCAGGTGTCTTGTCAGATGCAAGCTAAAAGGATTATCTGATCAAACTCTGGGGCCTCCATCATGAAAACGTGCCAGCAACAAAATCATCCACCTCTGTTTGGTGCAGTCGAGGTTGTTACCTCAGCTGTGGGTTGAAAACTGAGTCCACATCGCTGTTTTCCTTCAATAAATCAATGAGTCAGTGAGCGAGTTTTGAGTAAAACACCAGGAAGGACATGAAGAGCTGTTGAGTAGCAGACACAGTTCATTTACTTATTATTAGAGTTTCTAAAGTGCCTCTTCAATAAGACTTTACTACAGATAAACTGTCCACCAGTGAGAGCTGTAATATGTAGAGTCAGCTAAATCAGCTGTAGCTGTGGGGTGGTTCTGGATTTTGATGGTGGATTTCTTTTCTATGTTTCACTTTGTATGCGTACACTGTAATCAGGGGTTGATTATGATTCATCTATGCTTATGCTCTATGCTTCATCTAATGCTAAATTCTACTGTTCAAATCAGAcgttaaatttacatttacatttacatttagtcatttggcagacgcttttatccaaagcgacttacaagtgaaatGAAAGCCGTGCTTTGGTTTCTATGTCTTTAGAATATAATTTTTACAATATGATCACAACAACGCATTTTCTCTGTGTCCCAGCCAGAggactgtgtctttgtgtgtgtttctatgtgctATATGTCTCCCCTGATAAATGACAGGTGATTAGATTAGTGGAAGTCCCATGTTGCACCTGTGCTACCATatcaatatgtgtgtgtgttcatgtctgcACAAATGTAGAAACTTAATAAACATGTCACATCCAAAgtcacaaacatactgtaataaaaaGTACAGGACTTATGGacaaactttttttctgtttttctctaaaGGTAAATGCACCTGGAAATGATGAGAACAAGCTAACGGTAAGATTCTTTTATAGCAATGTATAATATTCAGTAGTAGTAAACTTACAAGCCTTTAGATGATAATTAACTGGTCATCAGCAAAACATTGACCCGTATAAGTGTTTGTAAATGATtatgaaatgtgttaatgtaaTTACAAATCTAAGACACTGTAGTTAATCATTAAACAACCATTAACATGAAATAAGTCAGTGTTTAACaaataagttgtttttaattccTTGTAAATAATTCAGACTTTTATTACTAACACATGAATGTGAGGAGCCTCAGGAGGTTTTATGTGATAAATATTTGTATGgatctatttacatattctggTGTTTTACAGGCAAAACCCAGGCTGCAGAGGGAAGGCAGCTGTGCTTCTTTACACAACTCCCTGATGAGAAACAGCATCTTCCAGCTCATGATACACACACTGGACCCCCTCAGTGACGAAGGTATCACGTTCACAGGCTGTGACAAACTGTGAAACACATGACTTATGTAATCATCGCCTCTCTGCACATAGAGATCTTGTCATGGCCAATGGTTATACATGATTTAAATTTAGGCttgtgtttaaaacaacacacacatttttttggATTATTGCAGGTAATAGTGAATATAGATTGACTAAAATATTTTTCCTGCCTCAGGACAATTTAAAGAGAAGGCGTCAATCCTGCACAAAATGGCCAAGCAGAAGTGTAAGGAAGATGGAGTCAGTGCCAACGGTGTAGGTGAGTTAACAGTCAAACTGTGGCTGTCGATTTTATCTACATAATCAATAACGTATTAATAATCACTCTGTGAATGGTTCAAACCTTACAAACAATAATCAGCAATGTTTTAATCCCAAATTAAACCAACAATTGATGAACAATTTTGAGAATaacaattatttatattattacattattatttaatcattaaatatttaaagtttaagaAATTCTGAAATGACACCTTTGATGTTATGAGACCTATGAGAATATTTTTGTTCAAGAATATTTGAACTATCAATTATTTCtcaattacagtttttaaataatctCTAAACCTCCTTcatataaatagtttttatataacataatattttatataatatacgTGATATCTCTAATACAGTGTGGTAGTTATTTTGAATAGAATATAATAAAGACTAACAGGCCACTTTTTATTAGCTATACACCCAATCTAATTAAATATAATCtagtcttattttatttacataaatgaggagTCTAAAACATAACACCTCTTTATATAATGCACTTCAATTCGACTTGACCCCCACTATTACCtctataattaatatatatatatatatatatatatatatatatatatatatatatatatatatatatatatatatatatatatatatatatatatatatatatatatatatagatgaaTTATTAAAGTAGAATTAaaactgagctgctgtgttggatcACATTTGATTTTGCAGTCGCACCTAATAAAGTAACCATCAAGTGGATATTcattgttatgtttatttacctatttattagattttatcAGGACTTTGTGGATCATTTTAAGTTCATCCTATTTCACATCCTATTTGCCAAATACTTGATTTAATTACTAAATgtcaatttatttattagcttACGCATTTGTTAATTGATCTGTCATTTAACTGATTTTAAGCCGCATGTTGCACTCTTTAcacacttgttttttctctctgtgtcgTCAGATCATGGTTGTTATTTCATATTGACACTGTCCTTGTAAATaagtctctctgtgtctctctttttttcttgtcaaGCTGATAAGAAAATCCCCAACAGTACAAAAGTCGCAGTAGAAGTCACACCACCCATGAACGGGGTTGCAGGAGGAGAAGCGGTACGGATTTAATCTGTCAGCATCAGCCCCCCAGTTCACACTTTAAAGGCTCCTTTAGAGTGtgaactactactactactactactactactactactactactactagtactactgtactcagtagtagtagtagtagtagtagcagtagtagtaataatagtagtagtctCTTGAGTCTTTGTTTAGTTATTATTACACAAGCAATAGGTTGTAAAAAATATCCCTGACTTCATTCTGctattaaaacaacataatcagGAGGTTTAGCAGTTCCATGTGTGGTCTTGTTTCACTTATTTGTCTCAGTATACAATGTAATGTAACAATCTCTACTTCAGGGCGAGGAGGACGAGGAAGATGAAGACCAGCCTCTGAGCCTGGCCTGGCCTGATACCACCAGGAAACGGCTCACCTACCTCTTAATCCTGCCCATTGTCCTTCCACTGTGGCTATCACTGCCCGACGTCAGGAGAGAGGTGACCAGGCACACTGTGTACATTCAAGAACCACCCATACACACTCATGTGCTCCATGATGCACAAGAACGTATGAAGGGTCATACTTGTACACGCTGTCATTGTTTTCTCACCACAGAGTATGTCgacaatattacatttaaagtaattgaagtttgtgtttctcaACATGCAGTAATTAATTATGTAAgctaattattttgttttctatcaCATAGTCTTATATTTGGATTCCaaattgtacatttaaatacatatgATGCCACCTCGCACACACATTAGGCTGTGACACAAAATACTGCTTTCTATAGGCCTACTGCATATCCAATACTATACTATATGAACCCCAACGACGTATATAGTTATATATCAGGAATATGACGTTCTTGACTGGTTCTAGACCAGAAATTTATTTTATGGGTggtttctttaaatgtattttcagtctTCAGCGAGGTTCTTCCCCATCACTTTCCTTGGCGCCATCTGTTGGATTGCTTTCTTCTCCTACCTGATGGTGTGGTGGGCTCACCAGGtatgacacacagacactcacacacacacacacacagacactcacacacacacacacacacacaaccaggaATGCCATCATAAAGACACTACTCCAGAAGctgaatgttaaaaatgttagGAAAAAGGATGTGAATCATGTAAACCTCTTCCTCTCTTACCCGTTTCCTTTTCCTATCACAGTGCAGCAGTCAGGGTGTTGAATGTGTGACCAGAGCAGCTAATCCTGACTAATCTGCCTTGATCCTCGCTCTATTTTAACAGCACAAATGCAAAGACAGACCTGAAGCAGGAGGGCATGTGTCCAAGGTCACTGAGGAAGTGCACCGGCTTTATTTAGATCTTACAGGTGTAGATCACTGTGTGCAACAGTAAATCAGCGTGTTCTGATTAATCACTGTCCTGCCAACCTGTCCCAGTACTGGAAAACCCATTCTACTTGTTACAACCTTATACCTACCTCCACACTTGAAGCCCATTGTTTTTACATGAATGCCAGCAAAAACTTACAGTTTTGAAAATGCATCTTACTATTATATCACAAACTCTCAGGGGTGTGTGCCCCAGCTCTAACTGGCCTCAGTGTCATCTGAGCCAGTATGGttgtaaatgaatgaagaacCTTCAGCGTGAAGAGAACTGAATCAATTTTAGACTGAAATAATACATTatcaatataataattaaatgtatttcatatATAAATTTAAATCAGTTGCAGAATCAGTTGCAGCCATGCAGATTTGTATTACTTTTTCCAAGTTTATATCCATTAAACTCCATTCTGGACATGTCATTACAAATTGTGcgattgtttttaaatgacacatCATTTTACTTATTCACTGTTTCAGGTTGGAGAAACTTTCTGGATCACAGAGGAGATCATGGGACTCACGATATTAGCAGCTGGCACTTCAATCCCTGACCTGATCACCAGTGTGATTGTAGCACGGAAAGGCCTCGGTGACATGGCCGTGTCCAGCTCTGTGGGCTCCAACATCTTTGATATCACTGTGGGGTGAGTCCAGCaaacaataaagaaacacaaagcattAACAGGCCGTTGTAACATCCATTTCTAAAACAGATTGTGCTGTGTAGTTCCCATTTAGCTGTGAAACAATCCAGATAACTATTTTCCTGCTTGTCTTTCCCCTCCCCTGCTCCACCTGCAGTCTGCCATTTCCCTGGCTCCTCTATAATATCCTCAACAACTTTAAACCGGTAGAGGTGAGCAGCAATGGCCTGTTCTGCGCcatcgtcctcctcttcctcatgctCCTCTTTGTCACCATCTCCATTGGGGCATGCAAGTGGAAAATGAGCAAGTTCCTGGGATTTCTCATGTTCCTGCTCTACTTCGTCTTCCTCATTGTCAGCGTCATGCTGGAGGACAAAATAATCACCTGTCCCGTCACTGTCTGAGAAggtactactaactactactgATCATAGAGATGAAACTAAGCATAAGTGTACTCATGCACTACCGTGACACAAACTGTATCTCTTATCTGTTTCACACAGTAgaagactgcacacacacacagacacacacagacacacacacataaccacacGTTCAGTATCAATCTGTACCTGCACACAAATAAagcaacacatgcacagttaGCGGTCCAGACTGGTGCACTGCAGCCTTCTAGCAGTGGCAGTCAAGCTAGTCCTTCATTAACGGACTTACGCCACCGCAGAGGACAGACGGGATGTTCTTGTTTTGTACCATGTGACTACATTCAGTAGCTGCAAACGGTTGAAACCTGCTGAAAGAAACTGATGAACTATTTACGTGAGCGCCACCTGGGATGGATATTTCAATAGAAAATCATGAGatatattttctatttccaACCAAAGGACTGGGTGGCCTCCCGTTTGAGCCAAGTTTAAGTGTAAAAAGAGACTTTATCTTCGTTTCTAAGGCCGGCAAAGCTCTGGAGAGATCCTCTATATCGTGGGAACAACACATGAGTGTGATATGTGTTTAATTAGACCTTTAGATTTTAATGTGTCCATTCTGCCACTTATATGGCTTTGCAGTGTCattaaaaggttaaaaggtCAGTGTTGATGATGGGACTGTGTCTCaagcacatttaatttcatttccgGTCATATTTGTGAGAAACTGTTCTACCCCGTTAACATCCTATTAATAAATATCTATACCAGCATGTATTCAATGCTAGATAGTTGCATTAGCGTGTACACGGATATTATGGACCAAGGTTCTATCATGCTCAGTAGTTCTGCTTACCAGTGTAACCCACTTTCAAATAATTAGCTCGTGGGTATTcacttctcttctgtcttttggTCTCTCTGCCTTTTCATGCACCATTTTAGAGAGAGATTACTTCAGATACGTGACTAAAAACTTGTAAATGCCCCTAGTGATAAACAAATCACATCTGCATGTTGCAGGCTGGAAAACAAGTGGTGGACTAAACATTAgtgttctctcttcttttccttttttttttttatattatgtatttctAAAAACAAGTGTTCAAAGCAGGTACCACCGGGTTTCTTCTGTAATGTTTTGATGTAAACtattcatgtactgtacaacacacacacatatgtatgtatatatgtgtgtgtataggaAATCCAATGGTAGCAATGATGTCTTGTTGTCTCGGAGTATTTTTCTCAATTTCCTCTGTTGAAGGCCTTGAATTATATCACAGGCCTAGTGTGAAGAAGTCACTATGCTCACATACTTTcttgtgttctgtgtgtgatgtCATGGGGGAATTGTTAGAAGAAACACAGTGGGCCCATATTTCTTTCTAAAACAATCCATGGACTGTAAAAGAGATTCGCTTTGTCACATTTAGGTATTTCCTCACAAACCTTTTACCTCCAGTACCTTCAGAGTGCAACACTGACGTCCTAAAGCAGTGCAAAATGAACAGTATGCATGAAATATTTTCACTCAAGTGTCGCACACGTTCTTAAAAACGTTTCAGGCAAACATGATGTAAAGCAGACTGTGAAGTATTGACCCATTTAAACTGTCcccctgcttttattttttattgtagtgCAGgagttaattaataaaaatgaatcctAATAAATGTGAGACAGTGTCCtgttgaaatctttttttttatttttatattctgtatgCTCAACTTGTAATGAGCACTCAGgtataaatgtgtattaaatTTTTCCAATTTCTTtgaacattttcctttttagacCTGATTATCATCTACACGTCTACAGTGTTAACaatcatattttacatttgaccccaatcatttgttgttttttttgcttttataaattgcacctttttttcccaaaatgaacataaaaataattgtattcTCCATAAACTGCACCCCACCGacttccagtttttaaaaacatgtgttttattgtgtatttctgtgtatcAAAATTATAACCATATTGCTAAACTGTACCTAAGCTCCTGTATGCAGTGGTATTCAacataatttataattttaaacatcAGCTTCAGATTTAGCCTATTTATGCAGTATCATTTTAAATGCTTCTTGACTTATGGACCATCGTATGTGAGcaatgtgtgtatgaatgtgtgtatgcatttagAAATATTCATAAGAATTCATCCTTGACCCATTTCAGTACCACACCACATGGTAAAATGCTTTTTGTATTTCCCTTGTACATCATACAAGTATGGAATCATATTCATGTACTACTTGAATCTCgtattatactgtaaaaacatataTCATTCAACTCTGTATAAAGTGTTATAtgatcaaataaatgaaaactcaaattttcattattgtttttttcagttgacAGGATGATCAAACTATGTATCCCAAGTATATAGTTAGATTTGGGGATTTAGGCATTTTATAAGTGCTGATATTTATACTTTGCTGGCGATTCTTGATATCATTGAATAACTATTTAATTGCTGACCACAtcagaaatgtgaaacattagaccttaaaaaaaaaaggtcacgcACCCTCTCAAGTTTCCTCATAACACCAAATCAGATTTGCAGTGTCATCCATCAGGATGTGAACCGCTTTAGTTTGACACAAGCCTCTTACAGCAGCAGGTGTGGACCGCCGCCATGAACAGTGTGATGTAACAGGGATTCACTGGACACCTGAGGACAGATAGTAAAGGGCACAGGCTACGCACCTGCCTGTTCTATCAAAATGtactgaaaatataattttaacttcttaaaataagaatgaaaaTAACTAAGAAATGCAGGACAATGTTgattgagaaaaataaaaagatcagagttgttgttttttttgttttttcttttttctattctgCGTATTCTGTCCTCCGTGAATGTGGCTGTCCAGTTTGACAGATAGGTAAGTAGTTTCCCAAATAAGAGACAGGAGTTGCTAGTTCAGGCTGTTTCTTTGCCTCccaaattaaaacacagtaaaactgaaacatataaaagaaaagatatattAATCAACCATATCAAAATggacagcacatttaaatatctaccACAGCATGACATGTTTCCCATCCTAGTCAAATGACAATGGAAGCGAGTCATGATGTGCTAATAAAGTAGCCTATTAGCTCGGTGATAATACATAATTGAATTCCCCATTAACAGAGATTAACATCAGTAGTGATGTTGCACAGTAGTGAGGAGCTGAGCACCCTGAGGATGGGACTCTGGTCCCTTTCTGTCCGAATCCGCTAGGTGGCGGTAATGCTCCATTAGAGAACAAGATTAGAAccgtagaagaagaagaagccggAAGCATGCCGCTGTCAGTTTTATAACAACAGTCCACCGCTGCTCTTTGTATGGAGCTAAACAGACGCTGTCATTTCATGTGAGTCCACGTAACTATCTTTGTTT encodes the following:
- the slc24a2 gene encoding sodium/potassium/calcium exchanger 2, which gives rise to MDFILPTRSQDRMHSSSSAPLLGPYSSCTRHHCQGVRRKLRPGRILGFIISLVVVCTVCAWSALSLATAVTAKLDSVAESSADAAVPQRTLLQHHNISAAPEDTPVAMQSSDAEMNHGDYPTDYFSVEERRQGYVVLHMFGMLYMFIALAIVCDEFFVPALTVITEKLAISDDVAGATFMAAGGSAPELFTSVIGVFVSHSNVGIGTIVGSAVFNILFVIGMCALFSKEVLNLTWWPLFRDVSFYIIGLLMLIYFFLDNQITLWESVSLLMCYTCYVTFMKFNAKVEFLIKNTLGSNQVVELESAPKVNAPGNDENKLTAKPRLQREGSCASLHNSLMRNSIFQLMIHTLDPLSDEGQFKEKASILHKMAKQKCKEDGVSANGVADKKIPNSTKVAVEVTPPMNGVAGGEAGEEDEEDEDQPLSLAWPDTTRKRLTYLLILPIVLPLWLSLPDVRRESSARFFPITFLGAICWIAFFSYLMVWWAHQVGETFWITEEIMGLTILAAGTSIPDLITSVIVARKGLGDMAVSSSVGSNIFDITVGLPFPWLLYNILNNFKPVEVSSNGLFCAIVLLFLMLLFVTISIGACKWKMSKFLGFLMFLLYFVFLIVSVMLEDKIITCPVTV